A single Anopheles arabiensis isolate DONGOLA chromosome 2, AaraD3, whole genome shotgun sequence DNA region contains:
- the LOC120896637 gene encoding fatty acyl-CoA reductase 1 produces the protein MDIDMNGGRDRIAPMFKDRHVLITGGTGFLGKALIEKLLRCCPEIGQIYLLVRSKKGKLPRQRLEDIFANPLFETVKGLRGLDTLISQCTVISGDVTEPELAISPEDRQLITEKVSIIYHCAATIRFDETLKKAVMLNTRGTKYMIDLAKQCKKLDMFGYVSTSYCHLNEKLLLEKPYPPPADPHKVIKAVEWLEEGVVDGMTKKILGDCPNTYAYTKALAEALVVESMDEIPAVIFRPSIVIPTWREPIPGWTDNINGPVGLLIGAGKGVIRSMYCDSDGYGDYLPVDFAVSAMCVCTWNYVGNQDHKRNIYHLVSSAEIKVSWEGIIERGKWIVANKIPLNGVLWYPGGTMKRTRWEHNLAAFFFHWIPAFLIDCLLYCFGYKPILWRIHQRIAKGFEVFEYYANNQWDFDNATILYLRTIINDEEKVKFKIDAGGVEIQEYFENCIRAARWYILKETDDTIPAAKRHMRVMWWVDKICKTLIYGGLIYYIGKALYSLLFASVF, from the exons ATGGACATCGATATGAATGGTGGACGCGACCGTATCGCGCCAATGTTCAAAGATCGCCACGTGCTGATCACGGGTGGAACCGGATTCCTTGGGAAGGCGCTGATTGAAAAATTACTCCG ATGCTGTCCGGAGATTGGCCAGATCTATCTTCTAGTCAGATCAAAGAAGGGCAAGTTACCGCGTCAACGCCTGGAGGACATCTTTGCCAATCCG CTGTTCGAAACCGTCAAGGGACTGCGCGGTCTGGATACGTTGATAAGCCAATGTACCGTGATCAGTGGCGACGTTACGGAACCGGAACTCGCCATCTCACCCGAGGACCGTCAGCTGATTACGGAGAAGGTTTCGATTATCTACCACTGTGCGGCCACGATTCGCTTCGATGAGACGCTCAAGAAGGCGGTCATGCTAAACACCCGCGGCACCAAGTACATGATCGACCTGGCGAAACAGTGCAAAAAGCTTGAC ATGTTTGGCTACGTTTCCACCTCGTACTGTCATCTGAACGAGAAGCTGCTGCTCGAAAAGCCGTACCCACCGCCGGCCGATCCACACAAAGTCATCAAGGCGGTCGAATGGCTCGAGGAAGGTGTGGTGGACGGTATGACCAAAAA AATTTTGGGCGATTGTCCCAACACATACGCCTATACCAAAGCACTGGCGGAGGCACTGGTGGTGGAGTCGATGGACGAGATCCCGGCCGTTATCTTCCGTCCCTCGATCGTGATCCCGACCTGGCGCGAACCCATTCCCGGCTGGACGGACAACATCAACGGTCCGGTTGGATTGCTGATCGGCGCTGGCAAGGGTGTGATCCGCTCGATGTACTGCGACTCGGACGGGTACGGTGACTATCTGCCGGTGGATTTCGCTGTCAGTGCAATGTGCGTCTGCACCTGGAATTACGTCGGCAACCA gGATCACAAGCGCAACATCTATCACCTGGTGAGCTCGGCCGAGATCAAAGTCTCCTGGGAGGGTATCATCGAGCGGGGCAAATGGATCGTCGCGAACAAGATCCCGCTGAACGGTGTGCTGTGGTACCCGGGCGGTACGATGAAACGTACCCGCTGGGAGCACAACCTGGCAGCGTTCTTCTTCCACTGGATACCGGCATTCCTGATCGACTGTCTGCTGTACTGCTTCGGATATAAGCCAAT ACTATGGAGGATACATCAGCGTATCGCCAAGGGTTTTGAAGTGTTCGAGTACTACGCCAACAACCAGTGGGACTTTGATAATGCCACGATTCTGTACCTGCGAACGATTATTAACGACGAGGAAAAGGTTAAATTCAAAATAGACGCCGGAG GTGTGGAGATCCAGGAGTACTTCGAAAACTGTATACGGGCCGCCCGGTGGTACATTCTAAAGGAAACGGACGATACTATCCCCGCTGCCAAGCGTCACATGCGTGT CATGTGGTGGGTCGACAAGATATGTAAGACATTAATCTACGGTGGACTCATTTACTACATCGGCAAGGCGCTCTACTCGCTACTGTTTGCGTCCGTGTTCTAG
- the LOC120896640 gene encoding elongation of very long chain fatty acids protein AAEL008004-like: MDLYQYYIYENADQRTKDWFLAGSPFPIVGIIICYLALVYVIVPRYMRNREAYQLKTFMGFYNLFQVLYCVFLITNLVKAGWRPYFFYRCVETDYSDDPKAVLMVETTWYLLMIKLFELLETVLFVLRKKQNQVTLLHVYHHISTFVIAYIYTKYIGGSMLTFSIVANCVVHIIMYSYYFMSAYDVPLFKFLVAKYKKYITSIQLIQFCLMMVNNLLGLNPSCNVSRPFLAMYIPNILILTYLFYDFYNKAYSKSKSANKVKQ, encoded by the exons ATGGACCTGTACCAGTATTACATCTACGAAAATGCCG ATCAACGAACTAAAGACTGGTTTCTGGCGGGGTCACCGTTTCCAATCGTCGGCATCATTATCTGCTACCTAGCGCTGGTGTACGTCATAGTTCCAAG GTACATGCGTAACCGGGAAGCCTACCAGCTGAAAACGTTCATGGGATTCTACAACCTGTTCCAGGTGCTGTACTGTGTGTTTCTGATTACAAAT CTAGTGAAGGCCGGCTGGAGGCCATACTTTTTCTACCGATGCGTCGAGACGGACTACTCGGACGACCCGAAGGCAGTGCTGATGGTTGAGACGACCTGGTATCTGCTGATGATCAAGCTGTTCGAGCTGCTCGAGACGGTGCTGTTCGTGCTGCGCAAGAAGCAGAACCAGGTCACGCTGTTGCACGTCTACCATCACATCAGCACGTTCGTGATAGCGTACATCTACACCAAATACATTGGAG GAAGCATGCTCACGTTCTCGATCGTGGCGAACTGTGTCGTGCACATCATCATGTACTCGTACTACTTCATGTCCGCGTACGATGTGCCGCTGTTTAAGTTTCTCGTCGCAAAGTACAAAAAGTACATTACCAGCATTCAACTG ATTCAGTTCTGTCTGATGATGGTGAACAATCTGCTCGGGCTCAATCCGAGCTGCAACGTGTCCCGCCCGTTCCTGGCCATGTACATACCGAACATCCTGATCCTGACCTATCTGTTTTACGATTTTTACAACAAAGCCTACAGCAAATCGAAATCCGCCAACAAAGTGAAACAATAA
- the LOC120896638 gene encoding elongation of very long chain fatty acids protein 4-like: MDSNGTETVGETLQQQFGHWYTFLVEDLSDKRAAHLPFLHSPLWPLSVLSLYFLLVFYWIPNYMRDRKPYDLRKLLLAYNVFQVVVCYFLIRQLVRHGWTFRYLYTCELADYSNSKNAIGFLHAAYLNYCVKTAELVETVLFALRKKRSQISFLHVYHHVFTYLLAWIFAKYVGGSMLTYTIIVNSLVHMCMYSYYLLAVIPSYVPFSLGRLKRYITALQIIQLVSILVNILFAMRSSCAIPRTHILLYAPYMVVLISMFINFYLKTYSGITTALNVCYTGGGLQKKVQ, encoded by the exons ATGGATTCTAACGGAACCGAAACGGTGGGCGagacgctgcagcagcagttcggcCACTGGTACACCTTCCTGGTGGAGGACCTCAGCGACAAGCGTGCCGCCCATCTACCGTTCCTGCACAGCCCGCTGTGGCCACTGTCCGTCCTCTCCCTCTACTTCCTGCTCGTGTTCTACTGGATACCGAA CTACATGCGCGATCGCAAACCGTACGATCTGCGCAAGCTGCTGCTCGCGTACAACGTGTTCCAGGTGGTGGTGTGCTACTTCCTGATCCGGCAGCTCGTACGGCACGGCTGGaccttccgctacctctacACGTGCGAGCTGGCCGACTACTCGAACAGCAAGAACGCGATCGGCTTTCTGCACGCCGCCTACCTCAACTACTGCGTCAAGACGGCCGAGCTGGTCGAAACGGTGCTGTTCGCGCTGCGCAAGAAGCGCAGCCAGATTTCCTTCCTGCACGTCTACCATCACGTGTTCACGTACCTGCTGGCCTGGATATTCGCCAAGTACGTCGGAG GAAGCATGCTAACGTACACAATCATCGTCAACTCGCTGGTGCACATGTGCATGTACTCGTACTATCTGCTCGCCGTCATACCGAGCTACGTGCCGTTCTCGCTGGGCAGGCTGAAGCGCTACATCACCGCTCTCCAGATT ATACAGCTGGTTAGCATACTGGTGAACATACTGTTCGCGATGCGCAGCAGCTGCGCCATCCCGCGCACCCACATCCTGCTGTACGCACCGTACATGGTGGTGCTGATCTCGATGTTCATCAACTTCTACCTGAAGACGTACAGCGGCATCACGACCGCACTGAACGTGTGCTACACCGGCGGCGGTCTCCAGAAGAAGGTTCAATAA
- the LOC120894343 gene encoding gustatory receptor for bitter taste 66a-like translates to MNNDNIKPTDSSFCRIMKPIYLVSKMAGLWPQSFLRTSPGVTVLDIGYLIVLYAMYFFFILVNTNAKLWDYYMKPFESDILRYGLQTHLVNGLFLGVVIVTINVVQYQKKWDYMELLDNVTKVVEQEFHVRYPIRVVQTFIVIVISSELIYLVVILAGYYYLIDQTLNITTKYLYASYYMMNISLLALINEYIYFTVHIRRLFMIVNRLLKQLLLGDTNDSNETVLLDQNRKSKTPTIAYDEIFTVYGRVGGRKIGDANAGGMVKSKGPPKVTMVAPASAGFNKLSATTVYTTYITQLKIDNQSSMETILKTVNRLSVLHYHLCDAIRLVNRISSLSLMFHFGAMFVFLVFGLFTIYKAFNSGTWAFRIMAIANGAWIAFYLAAILSVITATTAAQTSGRMTGDIVHQIIRKHQNHFSVDVIEKLSTLSLQVTMRDMSFSCGLFNFDWSLFGSILSALAMYLVFLIQFDVAPPVGLNSPNLTIPSIELIDFEV, encoded by the exons atgaacAACGATAACATCAAACCGACCGATAGTAGCTTCTGCCGGATAATGAAACCGATCTACCTCGTGTCCAAGATGGCCGGCCTGTGGCCGCAGTCCTTTCTGCGGACGTCACCGGGCGTGACGGTGCTGGACATTGGCTACCTCATAGTGCTGTACGCCATGTACTTCTTCTTTATCCTCGTTAATACCAATGCGAAGCTGTGGGACTACTACATGAAGCCGTTCGAGTCGGACATCCTGCGGTACGGGCTACAGACGCATCTGGTGAACGGATTGTTTCTGG gcGTTGTTATCGTAACGATTAATGTGGTGCAGTATCAGAAAAAGTGGGACTACATGGAGCTGCTGGATAACGTTACGAAGGTGGTCGAGCAGGAGTTTCACGTCCGCTATCCGATACGGGTGGTACAAAC ATTCATAGTGATTGTAATAAGCTCTGAGCTCATTTACCTCGTCGTGATACTTGCCGGCTACTACTATCTCATCGATCAGACGCTAAACATTACTACAAAGTATCTGTATGCATCGTACTACATGATGAACATTTCACTGCTCGCCCTCATAAACGAGTACATCTATTTTACAGTGCATATACGTCGGCTGTTTATGATAGTGAATagattgcttaagcagctacTGCTTGGTGATACGAACGATTCAAACGAAACGGTACTGCTCGACCAAAACCGAAAGAGCAAAACTCCAACCATTGCGTACGATGAGATATTCACCGTGTACGGGCGGGTGGGCGGACGGAAGATTGGTGATGCAAATGCCGGCGGAATGGTGAAAAGCAAAGGTCCACCGAAAGTGACGATGGTTGCACCTGCCTCGGCCGGGTTTAACAAGCTGTCCGCTACGACCGTTTACACTAC GTACATCACGCAGCTTAAGATTGATAATCAATCCAGCATGGAAACGATACTGAAGACGGTCAATCGGTTGTCCGTGCTGCACTACCATCTGTGCGATGCGATACGGCTGGTAAACCGTATCTCCTCCCTGTCGCTCATGTTTCACTTCGGCGCTATGTTTGTGTTTCTCGTGTTTGGCCTGTTTACCATCTACAA AGCGTTTAATTCCGGCACTTGGGCATTCCGTATCATGGCGATAGCAAACGGGGCCTGGATTGCGTTCTACCTTGCGGCAATTCTGAGCGTGATAACTGCTACGACGGCGGCACAAACCAGTGGCCGCATGACCGGTGACATTGTGCATCAGATCATTCGAAAGCATCAGAACCACTTTTCAGTGGACGTTATCGAGAAG CTATCTACACTATCACTCCAGGTGACAATGCGtgacatgtcgttctcgtgtgggttgtttaattttgattgGAGCCTATTCGGTTCG ATTCTTTCAGCATTAGCCATGTATTTGGTATTTCTTATTCAGTTTGATGTAGCCCCACCGGTTGGATTGAATTCACCGAACTTAACCATCCCATCGATTGAGTTGATTGATTTTGAAGTGTGA
- the LOC120896639 gene encoding elongation of very long chain fatty acids protein 1-like produces MDFFQQMNLTDFTIYDLFNVKGVEEHIDAYPLMASPVPSSIMIAIYLYFIYKYGPRHMEYRKPYNLRWVIAAYNIFQVIACGYLVSNYIKVGFQFSFIGRCTPKLPVTEYEHGLDAVYYGWLAMCLRMVEFIETVFFVLRKKQNQVSALHVYHHISTFLIVWWSLKLSLSYQEMSIMVLNSIVHMIMYSYYFLSSFKPCQPFTSRIKPIITIIQLAQLVTMLVHVYAALQPSCAANKTIYTLHAVNLVILISLFTNFYIQTYVRNARKLKQK; encoded by the exons ATGGATTTCTTTCAGCAGATGAATCTGACCGACTTCACAATCTACGATCTATTTAACGTCAAAGGTGTCG AGGAACACATCGATGCCTACCCTTTGATGGCATCGCCCGTACCGAGCTCCATCATGATTGCCATATACCTTTATTTCATCTACAAATATGGACCAAG GCACATGGAGTACAGGAAACCGTACAACCTGCGCTGGGTCATTGCGGCCTACAACATCTTCCAGGTGATCGCCTGTGGCTATCTTGTTAGTAAT TACATCAAGGTAGGATTTCAGTTTAGCTTTATCGGACGCTGCACACCGAAGCTGCCCGTCACCGAGTACGAGCACGGGCTGGATGCGGTCTACTATGGCTGGCTTGCGATGTGCCTGCGAATGGTCGAGTTCATCGAGACGGTGTTCTTCGTGCTGCGCAAGAAGCAGAACCAAGTTTCCGCGCTGCACGTGTATCATCACATCAGCACCTTCCTTATCGTCTGGTGGAGCCTAAAGCTTAGCTTGT CCTACCAGGAGATGTCCATCATGGTGCTGAACTCGATCGTGCACATGATCATGTACTCGTACTACTTCCTGTCGTCGTTCAAGCCCTGCCAACCGTTCACCAGCCGCATCAAGccgatcatcaccatcatccagCTGGCCCAGCTGGTCACGATGCTGGTGCACGTCTATGCCGCCCTGCAGCCGTCCTGCGCCGCCAACAAAACCATCTACACCCTGCACGCGGTCAATCTGGTCATCCTGATCAGCCTGTTCACCAACTTCTACATCCAGACGTACGTGCGGAATGCCCGCAAGCTGAAGCAGAAGTAA